The segment GGTCATTTGTACGCAAAATTGTAAGAAATGTGACACTTAACTTTATCACTTGTGACCATTTCATATTATATTTCGCTTCAAATTGATGTTTTGGTAGCTTTAACACATCTTTAAAAACATGCTGTGCGTCGAGTTGCTGCTCTTCTAAATAAGCAAGAAATGCCAAGAACAACTTATGATCTTCTAGTTGTAAATCCTTGTTTTGTAATAATGCGTCGAGTTGATCACGCGGTGAATTCGCCCGTTGAAATAATTTTTCGAGCTGTCTTTCAAGCTGCACATTTTTATATTGAAGAAAATTAATAATAGTAGACATTGTATTTCCCCATTTTAACAATTATTTGTTCATTAACTACTGTAACAAAGTTTGAAACTTAAAACATGGAAAAGCCCTCTATGTCACTTTGAAAATTCGCATCGCGTAAATCATCAGTAGTGCACAAAGTAGAAATAAACTACTTACAAAAATACCTGCTAATAAGTAACCCCCCTGCTCAATGAAATACCCGAAAAATGGCGGTATTAAAAACACACCGATCGAGGCAACCGTTACACTATAGCCACTTGCAAAACCACTTAACGAACGGTCAACACTTTCTACTGCGAGCGTCATCCAAATACCATTAAACCCTGACAACGCGAAACCAATAAACGCAATGAAAATGACAATTAAAATAGTAGATTGACTAAAGTAAAGACCTACCAAGCTGCCTGTGCTAATCAGTGTAATCCCAAACAAAACAAGCCACCGATTCCCAGCTAAAAAACGATCGCTAATAACACCCCATGAAACCCTCCCCACCGCGCCACATAACTCCGATAAGGCTAAACAAAGACCTGCGACATAAATTGGCCAATGTTTTGTTTCAATTAAAAATAAAATTAAATACGTGTTAAACGTTATTTGTACACCCATTAAGATAAAAGCAGAACTATTTGTGAAAAATAACATTTTAGATTTGCTTAATTGTTTTACCAGCGTCCAAAGTCGTTCTGTTGATTGGACTGGCTTTTCTGTCCACGGTAAACGGATAAAATAAATACTGCTAACGAGACATACAATGACAAGCACTAGTACCGCTATTGTCATCGCCCACCTCCAACCAATCACTACCGCTAACGGCAGAAGTAAAATACTAATTGTTGCCGAAGCAAGTGTAATCGACATTTGCTTCACACCCATTGGCAATGTTAATTTGGATGGTGAAAATTCGTACACAAGTAATTTATTCGTCACCGGATGCATCCCACCATAAGCAAGTCCAGCAATTAAAATAAAAATAAACGCTAGATAAAAATTATCCATCCACGCAAAAACTAAAAAACTACCCGCAACGACGCTCATCAACAAAATCATTAACAGTCTCGTATTCACACGGTCCGCAACATAACCAATTGGCATCGTCGCTAAAAATTGTCCAATAAAAAGTGCAGTTGGAAACAGACCCAACTGCACTTTTGTTAATGCTAAATCTTCTCCTATAAATACCATGAAAGTGCTTAAGCTCCTGCCAACAAATGCAGTAAAAAACTGACCTACTAGTATGAGGAGTACCATTATTTTACCTTGCTGCAGCAACTTTTCCATAAGAACCCCTCTCTTTCTACATCCCTAACATTTTCGGAACAAAGAGCACTAAGTCCGGTATATATGTAAGGAATAATAAAACAATAAATGAAATAATGATGAATGGGAATACACTTTTCACGAGTGTCTCAAACTTCACATCTGCCATCGAAGACACGATAAATAACCCCGTCCCAACTGGTGGTGTTAATAATCCGAGTGTTAAATTGATACAAATAATGACCCCGAAATGCACTGGATCAATATTCAATGCGAGTACAAGCGGCATTAATACAGGTACTAAAATAATGAGTGCTGCGATGCCGTCGAGTAGCATGCCGACGACAAGTAATGATAGGTTTACAAGCAATAAAAATACCCATGGACTTTCTGTAATACTTAACATGCTATCTACCAATAATTGCGGAATGCGTTCAAATGCAATCATCCACCCAAAAATATTTGCCATAATAATTAAATACGTAACTGTGGCAGTGTTTGTTACCGTACTAATTAACATTTTCGGTATTTTCTTCAAATCTAATTCACGATAAAAAAATAGCCCCACAACAATCGCAATTAAACAAGCAACAGCTGCGGATTCTGTCGCTGTAAAGATGCCCTTTAAAATCCCGACAACAACTGTTATAGGTATTAATAATGCTGGTAGTACTTGAAATGTACTTTTTAATATGACTTTTAATGGCGCACGCTCACTTTTCGGAAAGTTTTGCTTATAACCCATAAAAGAAATAACCCCAATAAATACAAGTCCATAAATGATACCAGGTACGATTCCAGCCATAAACAACGCCCCAATAGACGTACTCGACAGCGTGCCATAAATAATAAAAATCATACTAGGTGGAATAATCGGGGCAATAATGGAAGAGGCTAATGTAATAGATGCTGCGAATTCACGTTTATAGCCCTCTTTTTCCATTTGCGGCACCATTACTTTACTCATCATCGCAGCTTGTGCATTGGCAGAGCCTAAAATAGACGCCAAAAACATATTCGCCACGACTGTCACATAGGCAAGCCCACCTTTAAAGTGACCAATGAGTACGCGGGCAAATTGGACGAGGCGCGTCGTAATGCCACCTTCATTCATAATTTCGCCCATTAACATGAATAATGGAATCGCGAGTAAACCAAAGTTTTCAAGACTTGAATACATACGAAGTGGTGTCGAATCGAGCAACATCACTTGTCCATTTAATAAGAAATAAATAATCGTAATAATACCTAAAACCATTGCGATTGGAATCCCCATAATTAATAGCAGAAAGAAAATGGCGATCGTTAAAAATGTCATCTTAACTCACGCCTCCTTCTACTTTTTCTACTACTTCAGGCTCACCATTCACTAGATTGTTAATAAAGCGAGTCAAAATGTGAACAAAAGCAAAGACCAGTCCTATTGGTACAGCGCTGTATGGAATCCACATCGGAATTTGGAGCGCACTCGATTTTTGAATAAGCATAGAGGGGAGCATCATCCAATGAACCGCGTAATAAATTAAAATTCCTAAAAATACAATCATCGTTAAATCCTGTGCACTGCGTAGCCACCTTTTCTTATTGTCTGAAATCGCATCATAGAGAAAAGTAACGGAAGCCTGGGTGCCATATTTCAGGCCCCAGCTTCCCCCAATAAAAGATGTCCAAATCAATAAGAAAATAGAAACTTCGCCAGCCCAAGGGATCGGATCTTTTAGGAAGTAACGATAACAAACCGCGACAATCATCAATATTGCTAAAGCACCCATTAAAATCGTCATAATTACTTCTTCCAGCTTCGTTAGTAAATTACTGAATTTAGTCAATAATTGTACCACTCAAATCCCCCCTAGAAACTAGTTTCGTGCAGCTTCGATAAAGCGTTTCATTAAATCAGATTTAGCACTATATTCAGCATCAAATGATTCGATTTCTTCAGCGTATACATCTGCCCCTAATTCCGTTACAGTCATACCTTGATCTGCCAATTGCTTTTTAAAATCTTCCTCTTGTGAAGCACGTGTATCTACTGCATATTTTGAAGCGATAACTAATGATTCCGTAATGATTTTTTGCGCATCCGCAGATAAATCATTGAAAGCTTTTTCGTTCGTTAAAATGATTGATGGCCATACCATGTGATTTGTTACCGTCGCATATTTTGCTACTTCAGAATATTTATTTGTAATCGTCGCATCTAAGTCCATATCCATTCCGTCAATAACACCTGTTTGTAATGCTGAATAAACTTCTGGTAACGGTAACGCCTCTGGTGCTGCACCTGTTGATTGATAGAAGTAAGTCAGTGGCGGCGATGGTGTGACACGCATTTTTAAGCCTTTTAAATCGCTCGGTTTTGTCACTTCTTTGTCTTTCGTAATCATGACACGCTGACCTGCGAATAAATAATCTAATGGTTTTAATCCCGTACCTTCAATTTGCTTTAACATTTCTTTCCCAAGTTCTCCTTGGCTCATTTCATACGCATCTTGTAATGAATTAAATGCATACGGTGTAAACCATGCCGCTAAGTCCGGTGTACGAGCACTTAAATACGCCGCTGTAATTAACGCAAAGTCAATCGAACCCGCTTCCACTTGCTGTACCATATCTGCTTCTGTGCCTAGCTGACTTGCTGGATAAATTTCCACTTGCATTTTGCCGCCAGAGCGCGCCTGCAATTCTTCATTGAATTTTTCTGCAGCTAAATGCCACATATGATCTGTCGCTGTAATATGCGCCAGTTTAAATGTTTTTGTCGGTAAATCTAATTCCGTGCTCGCATCACCTGCTACCGACGTCTCAACCTTTTCCCCTGCATCTTCATCTGGTTTTTGCGCTGTTGAATCTTTATCATCTGAGCTACATGCCACTAATGCCAATGCCATTAAAAAGAATAATCCGATTTGAAGGAACTTCGGTAATTTTTTCATCAATGCATTCTCCTCTTAAATCATTATTTTTTAGATTTACCTGCAACGCCCCAATGCTTTGGTAAAATTTCAGTAATGATGACTCGAACTTGTTCAGGTGACACTTCCGCGGCTTCGACAAGAGATTCTGTTACTTTCGCAATGATGTTTTCCTTTTGTTCATCTGTCCGTCCTTCAAGTAATTGGATTTGTACGATAGGCATCGAAAATTTACACCTCTATTTCACATTCAGCGTCAGTTTACCTAACGCGCCGTAATCCGCTTCAATGACGTCGCCCGCTTCCACTGCGATTGCATCTGTAATTCCACCGGTTAATACGAGTTGACCTGGTGTGATGCCACGTCCTTCTCGCTCTAACATCGTCAATAATTCAATGACAGAATAAATTGGATGCCCAAGTACGGCTGCACCTTGTCCAAATAACTTATCTTCACCATTTTGCTTTAACGTGACTTCAACCGCAGACCAATCCAGTGCATACGGTGAAAATGCTTGTGCACTTAATAAAATTTTTGTCGATGAAGCATTATCTGCAATGACATCTGGCAATGTAAAGGAGAAGTTTTGATAACGGCTATCAATTACTTCCAGTGCTAAATACACACTTTCTACTGCATCCCATACATCCAGTGGTGTTAGGTTCGCGCCAAACAATGCTTTTTTGAACACAAAAGCGACTTCTGCCTCTACACGTGGATGGATATATTCAGCAGCCGTTAGTTCATTTTTTGTTAAATTCATAGAAGATGTTAAACGACCATAAATGGGTGAATCTACCCCTACTTGTTGCTGCTTTGCGACACTCGTTAACCCCATTTTCCAGCCAATAAAACGGTTAGCTGATGTTAACGTTTGTTCAATACTAATTTTTTGAATTTCGTATGCTTGCTCGACCGTTAAATCAGGCTTTGAAACGGTAATTTTTTCGATTGCCTGCTTCGTTTTTTGTGCTGTCGCAACTTGTGAAGCATAGTTAAATAAAGTCATTGCTTGCCACCAACCTTATCCCTCGCTAAATTTTGTGCTACTTCGATGATTGTATCTTCCTGACCGCCAACAACATTTAATTTTCCTAGCTCTACTAAAATATCACGCGCATCAATCCCTACCTTTTCTGCTGCGAGATTGGCATGACGTAAAAAGCTCGAATATACACCTGCATAGCCCATCACTAAGCTCCCCGATGTAATATCTTGTGGTTGCGGTAATATTTCGTTGCGCACATAATCGGCTAAATCGAGCATTTCATATAAATCAATGCCCGTTTCAATGTCCATACGTTGTAACACCGCCACTAATACTTCCGTTTGCGTATTACCCGCTCCTGCGCCTAAACAGCAAATGCTGCCATCAATTCGCGTCGCACCTTCCTCAATGGCAACGAGCGTATTCGCAACAGCTAAACTCAAGTTATTATGAGCATGGAAGCCCACTTCGACTTGTAAATTTTCGCTTAGTAATCGGATACGATCCCGTACATCGGATGGCAGCATCGCACCAGCAGAATCTGTTACGTACACACCATCTGCACCGTAAGACTCCATTAATAATGCTTGTTGTAAAACTGTTGCAGGAGGTGCTGAATGGGCCATCATAAGAAAGCCAAACACTTCCATTCCTAAATTTTTCGCTGTTTCAATATGTTGCTTTGAGACATCAGCCTCGGTCACATGTGTCGCTACACGAACCGCGCGCGCACCTGCTTCATACGCCAGTTTTAAATCTTCAATTGTCCCAATGCCCGGAATTAATAGCACGGTAACGACCGAGTCTCCCGCTACTTCGGCTGCCTCTTTCACTAATTCAATATCATATTCTTTAGAAAATCCGTACTGTAAAGACGACCCGCCTAAACCATCACCATGCGTTACTTCGATGTAAGGCACCCTTGCCTTGCTCAGCCCTTGCGTTACTTTACGTACTTGCTCAAAAGTAAACTGATGTCCAACAACATGGCTTCCATCACGCAATGCTACTTCTGTAATGTAAATGGGTTTCATTGCACTTCCGCCCCTTCTAACATCGACTTCGCAATTTCTTCTGCTACTTTTAATGCAGCCGCCGTCATAATATCTAAATTCCCCGCGTAAATTGGCAAATAATCACCTAGTCCCTCTACTTCAAGGAATACCGTTACTTTTTTTCCTTCAATGAGCGGGTCAATTTTCAAGCGATAGCCTGGTACGAAGTCATTTACTCTACTTACCATATTTCGTACAGCAGCTGAAATAGCTTCTGCATCCCCGTCCTCTTTTAATAAACACATGACCGTATCGCGCATGAGTAGTGGTGGCTCGGCTGGATTCAAAATAATAATGGCCTTCCCAATTTTCGCACCACCGACTTGCTCAATCGCACGTGCTGTCGTTTGTGTAAACTCATCAATATTGGCACGCGTACCTGGTCCTGCACTTTTCGAGGCAATTGTAGCAATGATTTCTGCATAATCGACTGGTTGAACCGAATTAATCGCATGAACAATTGGAATCGTTGCTTGCCCACCACATGTGATCATATTGACAACTTCTTTTTCGAGATGTTCCGTTAAATTAACCGTCGGTGCTACAAATGGACCAATTGCCGCTGGTGTTAAATCCACAATCCGGATATCCAATCCTTTCACAGCATTTACATGATGTTGATGCGCCTTTGCTGATGTCGCATCAAACAATATTTTTGCGCGTTCTGGATTTTCAAGAAAACCTTCAATCCCAGTTGAAATCGTTTCAATACCCGCTTCTTGCGCCATTTTCAACCCTTCTGATTGCGGGTCAATGCCAATTAAAACCGACATTTCTAAATACGGTGATCGCTGGATTTTTATCATTAAATCTGTTCCAATATTCCCTGAACCGATAATGCCTACTTTAATTTTCTCCATTTTGGTACCACCCTTTTTATCAATTATGTCTTAGCGTAATTGCGTCTAGATTTTCTTCGTGCTCGCTTACAAGAGATGTTAGCCTGAGTCCCCTTATTAAGCTAGCTGAATCTAGTTAAATTCAACTTGGACTTTACCTAATAATTCGCCGAAATCAGCGACAAAAACATCGCCAACCTCTGCATCAAGAGCCGCAGATAAAGCGCCGGATAACACGACTTCCCCAGCTTCCATCCCGATATTAAAGTCAGCAAGGCGATTCACTAGCCAAGCAACACAGGCAGCGGGATTTCCTAATACATCTGCGCCTTTACCGGCATTTACCTTCTCACCATTTTTATAAAAGTCCATTTCAATCGCTGGTAAATCGACTTGTGCAACGTCACGTTTAATATCTCCTAATACATATTTCGCCGAAGATGCATTGTCTGCAATCGTATCTAACAGCTTGATTTTCCAATTTTCAATACGACTATCGACAATTTCAAGACTACCAACTATGTAATCTGTTGCTTCAATCACTTGTGCAACTGTTACATTTGGTCCTTTTAAAGGCGCTTTTAAAAAGAACGCTACTTCTGCCTCTACGCGCGGTTTTAAATACTCACTTCGTAAAGTCGTACCATCTGTTATTTCCATATTGGAAAGTAAATGCCCATAATCCGGCTCATCCACATTCAATAAATTTTGCATTGCTTTAGAAGTAAGTCCGATTTTTTTGCCCGTAACGCGATGCCCTTGTGCTACTTTTTCATTAATCGTTTCAAGTTGAATTAAATACGCATCTTTCACTGTTAAATTTTCGAGTGATTGGGTAAGCGGCTGAATGCCATTTTGATTTTGTTCAGCCAATAATAATTTATGTGACCATTCGATTAAATTAACAACCATGTTCCTAATTCCCCCTACAATTTGATCGTAATATTAGACACTTCACAATAAAATTCGAAGCTATGTGCCCCACCTTCACGGCCAATACCGCTATGCTTCATGCCACCGAATGGCGTTCGTAAGTCGCGTAAATACCATGTATTCACCCATACAATGCCAGATTCAATTTGACCGGCAACACGATGGGCACGGCGCAAATCATTGGTCCAAATTGTCGCACCTAAGCCGTAATTCGTGTCATTTGCATAGCCGAGTACTTCCTCTTCTGTATCAAACGGCAACACCGCAACGACCGGACCGAAAATTTCTTCTTTTACACAGCGCGAATTTTGTGTTAGACCGACAATAATCGTAGGTTCGATAAAATAGCCTTTGTCGATATTAGCTGGACGTCCGCCCCCTGTTAGTATTTGACCGCCTTCTTCGCGCGCAATATCGATATAGCCCATCACTTTTTCATAATGCTCTTTCCCAACAACTGAACCGATAGTTGTACTCGCTTCAAACGGGTCTCCTATTTTTAACTCATTTGTTCGTGCAGCAAACTTTTCGATAAAGGCATCAAAAATGGGACGTTCTACATAAATGCGCGAACCACATAAACACACTTGCCCCTGGTTCATAAAACTTGATTTTAAAGTCGTTTCAATTACTTCATCTAAATCCGAATCTGCGAAAATAATGTTTGGATTTTTGCCACCGAGCTCAAACGAAACTTTTTTTAGTGTCGGTGCAGCGGCTTTCATAATTGTCGTACCTGTGCGTGTTTCACCTGTAAATGTAATCGCGTCTACATCTGGATGCTCAGATAAAAAAGCACCTGTAGAATTGCCACCAAAACCGTGCACAAGATTGACTACACCGTCCGGCACACCCGCCTCTTTACAAAGTTCAACTAAGCGTGTAGCTGTCATCGGCGTTAGCTCGGCTGGCTTCATAACAGCTGTACTACCCGCCGCTAAGCATGGCGCTAATTTCCAAGTTAACAATAACAGCGGTAAATTCCATGGATTGATCATGGCCACAACCCCTACTGGACGGGTAACCGAGTAATGCAGCGCTATATTATCTTGGTTGTAAGATTCATTGCCTAAAGATGTTAAATAATCCGCAAAGAAGTGGAAATTATGAGCTGAGCGCTTTATATCCATTTCTAATGCTAATAAATACGGCTTTCCAGTATCCGTAGCTTCTAATGCCGCGAGTTCTTCAACATTTTTCAAAATTAAATCCCCGATACGGCGAAGAATTTGGGAACGTTCTTTTGTTGTGAAATCTTTCCACGGTCCTTTTAATGCCACTTTTGCCGCAGCAACCGCTTCGTCTACCTGCTCTTTCGTTGCCTCGGCAATCCATCCGACGACTTCTTCTGTCGCGGGATTAATATTTTCGAACTTCATTTCATCTTGGACATCGACAAATTGACCATTAATAAAATTGCGACAATTGATACTTTTCGTTTCAATTTTCGTTGGTTGCATAACACAGGTCACCCCTTCCATAATCGTGAGAACGACTTTAAGAAAATACCGTCTCCTGTACGATTTCCTTAAAGCCGCCCCTGCACTACTCTTCTATTTCTACGATCATTTCAATTTCAACTGCTGTATTATTCGGAAGCTGTGCCATCCCAACTGCTGAACGTGCATGCTTGCCTTTCTCACCAAAAACGTCAACGAGTAAATCCGATGCACCATTCATTATTTTTGGTTGCTGTGTAAAGTCCGGAGCTGAGTTGACCATACCAAAAATTTTAACGACGCGTTTCACTTTCGACAGGTCACCTAATTCATTTTTTAATACGGTAATGAGATTAATCATCGAATGTCTACAAGCTTCATAGCCTTCCTCAACCGAAAGATCCAAACCTAACTTGCCGTGGAATTGATCGACACCTTGCCCAGATGTGAAGAGTAAATTACCCGTACGCACACAGCTGACGTAATTTCCAACAGCTGAGCGGGGCTGCCCTAATTCAATTCCTAGTTCTTGCAAACGGTCTTCAGGCGTTTTCAACTGATTTACCATAGATTTTGCTCCTTTCAATGTTCAAAAAGGAAAGAACATTTTCTCCAAGGATGGCTGCACGGTCTTCATCTGACAATGCGCCATATTCATCAATGACTTTCCCTGGGTCAATTTCTCTAAGTAGGAACGGGTAATCAGAGCCCATAATGACTTTATCTACTCCGAACCGATCAATTAAATATTGAAGATTTTGTGGTTCATATACTAATGAATCAAAGTAAAAGTTTTTTGTGTAATAGCTTGGTGGATGCTCCGTCTTCCGTATGTCCGGCCATACTTTCCATCCTTGATCAAGGCGCGGTAATATATAAGGGAAAGACCCTCCACCATGCGCAAAGCATACTTTTAAATTTGGACATTTTTCCATCACACCGCTCCACAGTAAGCTCGCTGCAGCTAATGCTGTTTCGCTTGGCATGCCGATTGTGTACATGAAATTGTGTTCAGGCGTACGATCTTTTGCCATCGTTTCCCATGGATGCACGAACAATGGCATTTCATACTGTTCAGCTACCTTGAAAAATGGTAGTAAATAGTCGCTATCTAAATTTTGACCATTCACATTCGTTCCAATTTCAATACCAGCTAAACCTATTTCCTTACAACGAATGAGCTCTTTCACAGAAACTTCCGCATCTTGTAATGGCACTGTGCCTAATCCGATAAAACGATTTGGATATTGCTTTACTGTTTGCGCAATAAAATCATTTTGGTAAACGGCTAATTCCAGCGCTTGCTCGACAGGTGCCCAATATGAAAATGTTACAGGGACAGGTGATAAAACTTGCATATCGACACGCTCTCTATCCATATCTTCAATACGTTTTTCCGCATCCCATACTTGAGCATCAACTGCGCGGAAAACCTTGCCGGACACCATTATATCTGCCCCGCAGGAACATTTATTTTCTAATATCGGCCAGCGATCATTGCCGTATTTTTTCGCTAAATCGGGTAAGTCCTCTGGGTAAATATGCGTATGAAAATCTATTCGCATTGCCATTCACTCACCGTTTCAGGCATTACATGACCGCAGTTCGTACATGTACGGAGTTGTTCTGACCCATTAAAGAATGAAATGCCCTCTGCAATTTGTCGCCCAATATCTGTCACTTGTAAACGAGCCTTATATAGTTCATGATCACATTCACTACATAACCAAACTAAATCCTCTAATTCGCCTTCTTTACGTTTCCGTTCAATAACAATTCCATATGTGTCGGCTACACGATGTGGAGAATGGGGAACATTTGCCGGAAGCGTAAACATTTCTCCTTCTTTTACTTCCACAACTTCACGCTTGTTTGCATCATTAATGACTTCCACATAGCATGAACCTTGAATTTGGTAGAAAATTTCATCAGAAGGATCGACATGGAATTCACGACGCGCATTTGGACCTCCGATTAACATAATGAGAAATTCTGAGTCTTCCCATAGCACTTTATTATTAACAGGTGGTTTTAAAAGGTCTTTATTATCCTCAATAATTTTCCATAAATTTAATGATCTCGCTTTTAATTTGCTCACTGTTTCCTTCGTCATAAAAAATTCCCCCTTATAATCGTTAATAATTGATTGTCATATAACCGATTTCCCTTGAAATTAAGTTGGCTGCACGCACAACTTCCTGTGTAATGTGACGCTTTTCCTTTTCCATATAGGCTTTTTCACCAACTAAATTTAAGGCGGCTACCACTTGTCCGTTGTACGACTTAATCGGTGCTGCAATCCCATATGTTATTGTTTCATTTTCTCCGTCACTAATCGCATAGCCACGTTCCCGTACAAGCGCTAATTCTTCCTCCAATGTTTTAATACAAACAATCGTGTTCGGTGTGGCTTTTAGCATACCCCCTGCCAGCATAGGCGCCATAAACGATTTATTGTATGCCAGTAGCACCTTACCTATACTCGTTGCATGTGCAGGAAACCTTGTTCTCCCAACTAAAGTTGGCACAACATCCACATGAGGTGACATCGCTTTGAACACAAAACGGACTTTGCCATCATCAAACATACCAATATGAGATGTTCCTTTAAAACGGGCTAGCAATTGACTAATAATCGGTCCTGCTTCTGCATTAATATCTTGAAAATACATGACCTTGTTGCTCCACTCTAAAATTTTCCAACCTAAGCGATAACGACGGTCACTCCCTTGAATGAGAATTCTTTCTTGGCACATCGCTTTTAAAAAATGATGCGTGGAGCTCGGTGGTGAATTTAATTTATCCGCTATTTCCTTGTTGCTCAACGAAGGTTCATCATCCGTAAATAACTCAATAATCGTCGCTAACTTTGCAACAGATCCGATCAATCTCGCTTCACCACCCCTACATTTTTATGTGGACTGTTTGACAGCTTTGCCATTTTCTTTTGATAGAATTGACTCTACCAATTCGAACTTATGCTGGTTTTTAAACTTGGTATAGTAAATTGCTCGCTTACGGATAGGGTCACCTGTGTAATAACGCTCATATTGAAGTGCGCGCATACCAAATGCCTCGCCGCATAAATCCCATGCAAGTTTAAAGATTTTAATGCGTTCTTCTGCATCGACGCCTGCACGTCCACCATAATGACTATCAATACTCGGACGTAATTCAGGATTATCAAAATCAGCTTCTGTTGGCATCATTAATAAGCCACCAGCGCCAATTGTTTGCATCACTTCAATTGCACGTGGATACATTTCTGGCATCATACCACGAATGGTTTCAAGTGCCTCAGGATTTAAACGTGCCTCACCTTGTGGTGTAATCGTAAATTCATGCTCTGCTGTACGTAGTAATGCGCGAATGACTTCAACCGATTGAACGAGTTCACCTAAATCACGTTGTACATTTAGGAACTGATCAACACCGATTGAGTCCGCCACTTTACATGCAACTTCAACAGCAAAGGCAAGCTTTACATAACCACGGACACCCGATTGATGCGCTGGTTGCTCGGCAATTCCTGTCATTGGATACAGTAAATTCGCTGCTTCTACATTGTTATAGAGGAATACTTTATCCCAAGGTACGAGAACATCTTCAAATATTAATAACGCATCCATTTCTTCATAACGAGATGCTAAAGGATGATCGAATGTTGAACGTGTACCATCTTGAAGCGGCTCACGACAGATGATTTTTAACCCCTCCACATCAACCGGCACAGCAAATGCTAATGCATAACGCTCATCTCCTGGTGCAAATCCTGGGAACGAATAAATGATCACTTCATCTGTTATTGCTGCCAATGTCGCAAGCATTTTTGCTCCGCGCACAATAATTCCTTGCGTCGTTTCCTCTACAACACCTAAATGCGTGAATTGATCCGCTTGTTCCTGTGAAGTTTTACTCCGGTCATTTTGTGGGTTGACAATGGCATGCGTTAGGAATATGTCATTATCGCGTAAATGGCGGTAATAATTTTCAATATTTTTTGCCCAGTCTTGATTGTACTTCGCTAAGAACCATGAATTTTGTGCTAGTGATGTGACGACCGTATTTAAGAAATCTGGCGTGCGACCCATCAAGCCAAATGTTTGTCTTGCCAC is part of the Solibacillus sp. FSL K6-1523 genome and harbors:
- a CDS encoding 3-hydroxyanthranilate 3,4-dioxygenase — protein: MTKETVSKLKARSLNLWKIIEDNKDLLKPPVNNKVLWEDSEFLIMLIGGPNARREFHVDPSDEIFYQIQGSCYVEVINDANKREVVEVKEGEMFTLPANVPHSPHRVADTYGIVIERKRKEGELEDLVWLCSECDHELYKARLQVTDIGRQIAEGISFFNGSEQLRTCTNCGHVMPETVSEWQCE
- a CDS encoding IclR family transcriptional regulator, whose translation is MIGSVAKLATIIELFTDDEPSLSNKEIADKLNSPPSSTHHFLKAMCQERILIQGSDRRYRLGWKILEWSNKVMYFQDINAEAGPIISQLLARFKGTSHIGMFDDGKVRFVFKAMSPHVDVVPTLVGRTRFPAHATSIGKVLLAYNKSFMAPMLAGGMLKATPNTIVCIKTLEEELALVRERGYAISDGENETITYGIAAPIKSYNGQVVAALNLVGEKAYMEKEKRHITQEVVRAANLISREIGYMTINY
- a CDS encoding 4-hydroxyphenylacetate 3-hydroxylase family protein; this translates as MGIRTGQQYIDALKSRKPEVWLNGKLVESVYDEPYFHQPIQEIAKLFDLQSDPNYQDELTHICKETGERVANSFLFAKSYEDIMKRSRAFEIVARQTFGLMGRTPDFLNTVVTSLAQNSWFLAKYNQDWAKNIENYYRHLRDNDIFLTHAIVNPQNDRSKTSQEQADQFTHLGVVEETTQGIIVRGAKMLATLAAITDEVIIYSFPGFAPGDERYALAFAVPVDVEGLKIICREPLQDGTRSTFDHPLASRYEEMDALLIFEDVLVPWDKVFLYNNVEAANLLYPMTGIAEQPAHQSGVRGYVKLAFAVEVACKVADSIGVDQFLNVQRDLGELVQSVEVIRALLRTAEHEFTITPQGEARLNPEALETIRGMMPEMYPRAIEVMQTIGAGGLLMMPTEADFDNPELRPSIDSHYGGRAGVDAEERIKIFKLAWDLCGEAFGMRALQYERYYTGDPIRKRAIYYTKFKNQHKFELVESILSKENGKAVKQST